The proteins below come from a single Mya arenaria isolate MELC-2E11 chromosome 8, ASM2691426v1 genomic window:
- the LOC128243564 gene encoding SOSS complex subunit B1-like translates to MTDNLQYAYIKDVKPSQKNLNVIFIVLEVGAATRTKDNHTVRSCKVADKTGSINISIWDEIGELVCSGDICKLVKGYTNIFKNCLTLYAGKNGGITKIGEFCLQFTETPNMSEPNPDYANPVKNKEEQANQRKSPTELDGSGGNPLSQLNNPGGRGSPPVRPGPGQQPNRNMGNGQNFNQNRQQRPSGQSGQGQRSNYSPNIGRGQQGFQGNVPQGRGQGRQQGQGQNTQNRGGRR, encoded by the exons ATGACAGACAATCTGCAATATGCATACATAAAGGATGTAAAACCATCACAGAAGAACCTCAATGTCATCTTCATTGTGTTAGAAGTTG GTGCTGCCACAAGAACAAAGGACAACCACACAGTACGGTCATGCAAGGTTGCGGACAAAACGGGAAGCATCAACATCTCAATCTGGGACGAAATAGGAGAGCTGGTCTGCTCCGGTGACATCTGCAAGCTTGTAAAGGG atatacaaatattttcaagaatTGTTTGACACTCTATGCTGGCAAGAATGGTGGAATAACCAAAATTGGAGA GTTTTGTCTACAGTTCACTGAAACCCCAAATATGAGCGAACCAAATCCAGATTATGCCAATCCTGTCAAAAACAAAGAG GAGCAGGCCAACCAAAGGAAGTCACCTACAGAGTTAGATGGGAGTGGGGGCAACCCCCTCTCTCAGTTGAACAACCCTGGGGGTCGAGGGTCACCCCCAGTCAGACCAGGGCCTGGACAGCAGCCAAACAGAAACATGG GTAATGGTCAAAATTTTAATCAGAACAGACAGCAGAGACCTAGTGGCCAatcaggtcaaggtcagagGTCAAATTACAGCCCCAACATTGGCAGGGGTCAGCAAGGTTTTCAAGGCAATGTACCACAAGGTCGAGGTCAAGGTCGCcaacaaggtcaaggtcaaaatacaCAGAACAGAGGTGGAAGAAGATAG